A region from the Prionailurus viverrinus isolate Anna chromosome E2, UM_Priviv_1.0, whole genome shotgun sequence genome encodes:
- the PNMA8B gene encoding LOW QUALITY PROTEIN: paraneoplastic antigen-like protein 8B (The sequence of the model RefSeq protein was modified relative to this genomic sequence to represent the inferred CDS: inserted 4 bases in 4 codons; deleted 2 bases in 1 codon), whose product MHGALLVTGIPEGLEEAAVEAFLPPTPTPXTCRLCNTRAARDQKAEPAXVEFAEAINHASVPTQIPGKGGVRKVLCHDRVEDTRVLRQMKGLLLDERPSEEAAKELRKEWTLQSDAGRGAGPREFLALVTXTDKAKQERAGAEPXGGEALSLHSEKPRRPGGCDPALVVLLAVRDTWQQEPRDSDAPESQSQRNGEAGDERVDSPEFVAIAACADPWAPWARGGGEMLKVAWVRESLGWSDKRGQTEALPAVLPVPRRDTRGAREKVDEAGRWVDAVVLRKAAGRGSRRERISSLAEPEPPSTGAGTRRG is encoded by the exons ATGCACGGGGCCCTACTGGTCACCGGCATCCCGGAGGGCCTGGAGGAGGCGGCCGTCGAAgccttcctgccccccacccccaccc gcacgTGCAGGCTGTGCAACACTAGGGCCGCGAGGGACCAGAAGGCCGAGCCCG CGGTGGAGTTTGCGGAGGCCATAAATCATGCCTCCGTGCCCACACAGATCCCGGGCAAGGGCGGCGTCCGGAAGGTTCTGTGTCACGACCGCGTGGAGGACACAAGGGTCCTGAGGCAGATGAAAGGCCTGCTGCTGGATGAGAGGCCCTCGGAG GAGGCCGCCAAGGAGCTCAGGAAGGAGTGGACCCTGCAGAGCGACGCGGGCAGAGGAGCGGGTCCCCGTGAGTTCTTGGCCCTGGTGA GGACGGACAAAGCCAAGCAGGAGCGGGCGGGGGCAGAGC CGGGGGGCGAGGCCCTCAGCCTCCACAGCGAGAAGCCCCGGCGTCCAGGGGGGTGCGACCCGGCTTTAGTGGTCCTGCTGGCGGTGAGAGACACGTGGCAGCAGGAGCCCAGGGACAGCGACGCTCCCGAAAGCCAGTCACAGCGAAACGGGGAGGCAGGAGACGAGAGGGTGGACAGTCCCGAGTTTGTGGCCATCGCGGCCTGTGCGGACCCGTGGGCCCCGTGGGCCCGTGGCGGG GGGGAGATGCTGAAAGTCGCTTGGGTGAGGGAGTCACTGGGCTGGAGCGACAAGCGAGGCCAGACAGAGGCCCTCCCCGCGGTCTTGCCCGTCCCGCGCCGGGACACTCGGGGAGCCCGCGAGAAGGTGGACGAGGCGGGCCGCTGGGTGGACGCCGTGGTCCTGCGGAAGGCCGCGGGCCGCGGGAGCCGCCGGGAGCGCATTTCCAGCCTGGCCGAGCCCGAGCCCCCCTCCACGGGCGCGGGGACCCGGCGGGGCTGA